A window of Pseudomonas monteilii contains these coding sequences:
- a CDS encoding tRNA(Ile)-lysidine synthase: MLDLSKALAPWLTAPTWYVAFSGGLDSTVLLHALTLQRAQRPTPVIRALHIHHGLQPAADAWPAHCQRVCEDLGVPLDIVHVQVAPGASLEQAARDARYQAFATVLGPGDALFTGQHRDDQAETLLFRLLRGAGVRGLAGMPRQRPLGRGTLVRPLLGHGRAELLAHATEAGLSWIEDPSNDDTAFDRNFLRAQVLPVMEQRWPRASLSLARSADHLGEALALLNEIACDDVQQARYGHPVDWPGLDSLDLGVLATLSEARQRNALGHWLAARTRLPDSRHWAGWQTLRDAAEDAAPIWRLTDGQVQRACGRLWWLSGPWLQAPQAGVAWPHPGHPLALSGNGQVRLEGDLPPGRLRIAYRQGGEQLTVVGRGQRDLKRLLNEARVPSFIRSRLPLLYDEQRLLAVANLPALSQGKWRLHWQPPTCAQRLS; the protein is encoded by the coding sequence ATGCTCGATCTTTCCAAGGCACTCGCCCCTTGGCTCACGGCCCCCACCTGGTACGTGGCCTTCTCCGGCGGTCTCGATTCCACGGTCCTGCTGCATGCGCTGACCCTGCAGCGCGCCCAACGGCCTACGCCCGTGATCCGCGCCCTGCACATCCACCATGGCTTACAACCTGCTGCCGATGCCTGGCCTGCGCATTGCCAGCGCGTGTGCGAGGACCTGGGCGTGCCCCTGGACATCGTGCACGTGCAGGTCGCGCCGGGTGCCAGCCTCGAACAGGCGGCGCGAGATGCGCGTTACCAGGCATTCGCCACGGTGCTGGGACCAGGCGATGCCTTGTTCACCGGGCAGCATCGCGACGATCAGGCCGAAACCCTGCTGTTCCGCCTGCTGCGCGGGGCCGGTGTGCGCGGCCTGGCGGGCATGCCCCGGCAGCGTCCCCTGGGGCGCGGCACCCTGGTCCGGCCGCTGCTGGGGCATGGACGGGCCGAGCTGCTTGCTCATGCCACCGAAGCGGGTTTGTCATGGATCGAGGACCCCTCCAACGACGACACCGCGTTCGACCGCAACTTCCTGCGCGCCCAGGTCCTGCCCGTGATGGAACAGCGCTGGCCGCGGGCCAGCCTGAGCCTGGCCCGCAGTGCCGATCATCTGGGCGAAGCGCTCGCGCTGCTGAACGAGATCGCCTGCGACGATGTGCAGCAGGCCCGTTACGGTCATCCCGTGGACTGGCCCGGGCTCGACTCCCTGGACCTGGGCGTGCTGGCCACGCTGTCCGAGGCTCGCCAGCGCAATGCATTGGGCCATTGGCTGGCGGCACGCACGCGCCTGCCCGACAGTCGCCACTGGGCCGGCTGGCAGACGCTGCGCGATGCGGCAGAGGACGCCGCGCCGATCTGGCGCCTGACCGACGGCCAGGTACAGCGCGCCTGCGGACGCCTCTGGTGGCTGTCGGGGCCGTGGCTGCAGGCCCCGCAGGCCGGAGTGGCCTGGCCACACCCTGGGCACCCGCTGGCGTTGTCGGGCAATGGCCAGGTCAGGCTGGAAGGCGATCTGCCCCCCGGTCGCCTGCGCATCGCCTACCGCCAGGGCGGGGAGCAGCTGACCGTCGTCGGCCGCGGACAGCGTGATCTCAAGCGTCTGCTCAACGAGGCGCGCGTACCCTCGTTCATCCGGTCGCGCCTGCCGTTGCTCTACGATGAGCAGCGCCTGCTGGCGGTGGCGAACCTGCCGGCCCTCAGCCAGGGCAAGTGGCGTCTGCACTGGCAACCGCCGACCTGCGCGCAGCGTTTGAGCTGA
- the pyrG gene encoding CTP synthetase (CTP synthase; cytidine triphosphate synthetase; catalyzes the ATP-dependent amination of UTP to CTP with either L-glutamine or ammonia as the source of nitrogen; in Escherichia coli this enzyme forms a homotetramer) gives MTRYIFVTGGVVSSLGKGIASASLAAILEARGLKVTMLKLDPYINVDPGTMSPFQHGEVFVTHDGAETDLDLGHYERFIRTTMTQNNNFTTGRVYEHVLRKERRGDYLGATIQVIPHITDEIKRRIIKGAGDADVALVEIGGTVGDIESQPFLEAIRQLRVEVGSKRAMLMHLTLVPYIATAGETKTKPTQHSVKELRSIGLQPDVLICRSDHPVDASSRRKIASFTNVEERAVISLEDVDTIYKIPGVLHAQGLDDFVVERFGLQCNGADLSEWDQVVDAKLNPEHEVTIAMVGKYMELLDAYKSLIEAMSHAGIQNRTKVNLRYIDSEDIENQGTGLLEGADAILVPGGFGLRGVEGKITAVQYARENKVPYLGICLGMQVAVIEFARNVMGWKDANSTEFDRDSGHPVVGLITEWSDATGAVETRTETSDLGGTMRLGAQECQIAGNSKVHDCYGKDVIVERHRHRYEVNNNLLPQLIDAGLLVSGRSGDGALVEVVESKDHPWFVACQFHPEFTSTPRDGHPLFSGFVKAALAQKSKA, from the coding sequence ATGACGCGCTACATATTCGTCACGGGCGGTGTTGTTTCTTCATTGGGGAAAGGCATTGCCTCGGCTTCCCTGGCGGCCATCCTGGAGGCGCGGGGGCTCAAGGTCACCATGCTCAAGCTGGACCCGTACATCAACGTCGACCCGGGCACCATGAGCCCGTTCCAGCACGGCGAAGTGTTCGTGACCCACGACGGCGCCGAGACCGACCTGGACCTGGGCCACTACGAGCGGTTCATCCGCACCACCATGACCCAGAACAACAACTTCACCACCGGCCGTGTCTACGAGCACGTCCTGCGCAAGGAGCGCCGGGGTGACTACCTGGGCGCGACCATCCAGGTCATTCCGCACATCACCGACGAGATCAAGCGCCGCATCATCAAGGGCGCCGGCGATGCCGACGTGGCCCTGGTCGAGATCGGCGGCACCGTGGGCGACATCGAGTCGCAGCCGTTCCTCGAGGCCATCCGCCAGCTGCGCGTCGAAGTCGGTTCCAAGCGCGCGATGCTCATGCACCTGACGCTGGTGCCGTACATCGCCACCGCCGGCGAAACCAAGACCAAGCCGACCCAGCACTCGGTCAAGGAGCTGCGCTCCATCGGCCTGCAGCCGGACGTGCTGATCTGCCGCTCCGACCACCCCGTCGATGCCTCGTCGCGCCGCAAGATCGCGTCGTTCACCAACGTCGAAGAGCGTGCGGTGATCTCCCTGGAAGACGTCGACACCATCTACAAGATCCCGGGCGTGCTGCATGCCCAGGGTCTGGATGATTTCGTCGTCGAGCGCTTCGGCCTGCAGTGCAACGGCGCCGACCTGTCCGAGTGGGACCAGGTGGTCGATGCCAAGCTCAACCCCGAGCACGAAGTGACCATCGCCATGGTCGGCAAGTACATGGAGCTGCTGGACGCGTACAAGTCGCTGATCGAAGCGATGAGCCACGCCGGTATCCAGAACCGCACCAAGGTCAACCTGCGCTACATCGACTCCGAGGACATCGAGAACCAGGGCACCGGCCTGCTCGAGGGCGCCGATGCCATCCTGGTGCCGGGCGGCTTCGGTCTGCGTGGTGTCGAGGGCAAGATCACGGCCGTCCAGTACGCCCGTGAGAACAAGGTCCCGTACCTGGGCATCTGCCTGGGCATGCAGGTGGCGGTCATCGAGTTCGCCCGTAACGTGATGGGCTGGAAGGACGCCAACTCCACCGAGTTCGACCGCGACAGCGGCCATCCGGTCGTCGGCCTGATCACCGAATGGTCCGATGCCACCGGCGCCGTGGAAACCCGCACCGAGACCTCCGACCTGGGCGGCACCATGCGCCTGGGCGCTCAGGAATGCCAGATCGCCGGCAACTCCAAGGTCCACGACTGCTACGGCAAGGACGTGATCGTCGAGCGTCACCGTCACCGCTACGAGGTCAACAACAACCTGCTGCCGCAGCTGATCGACGCTGGCCTGCTGGTCTCGGGTCGTTCCGGCGACGGCGCGCTGGTCGAAGTGGTCGAGTCCAAGGACCACCCATGGTTCGTGGCCTGCCAGTTCCACCCGGAGTTCACCTCCACGCCACGCGACGGTCACCCGCTATTCAGCGGTTTCGTCAAGGCGGCGCTGGCGCAGAAGAGCAAGGCCTGA
- a CDS encoding acetyl-CoA carboxylase subunit alpha (catalyzes the carboxylation of acetyl-CoA to malonyl-CoA; forms a tetramer composed of two alpha (AccA) and two beta (AccD) subunits; one of the two catalytic subunits that can form the acetyl CoA carboxylase enzyme together with a carrier protein), translated as MNPNFLDFEQPIADLQAKIEELRLVGNDNSLNIGDEIARLQDKSSTLTESIFGNLTSWQIARLARHPRRPYTLDYIQHIFDEFEELHGDRHFSDDAAIVGGTARLDGKPVMIIGHQKGREVREKVRRNFGMPRPEGYRKACRLMEMAERFKMPILTFIDTPGAYPGIDAEERNQSEAIAWNLRVMARLKTPIIATVIGEGGSGGALAIGVCDQLNMLQYSTYSVISPEGCASILWKTADKAPDAAEAMGITAERLKSLNIVDKVISEPLGGAHRDPAAMSANIRAELNEQLDMLSTFDQDALLARRYDRLMSYGV; from the coding sequence ATGAACCCGAATTTCCTGGATTTCGAACAGCCGATTGCCGACCTGCAAGCCAAGATCGAAGAGCTGCGCCTGGTCGGCAACGACAACTCGCTGAACATCGGCGATGAAATCGCCCGTCTGCAAGACAAGAGCAGCACCCTGACCGAAAGCATCTTCGGCAACCTGACCAGCTGGCAGATCGCGCGCCTGGCGCGCCACCCACGCCGTCCCTACACCCTCGACTACATCCAGCACATCTTCGACGAGTTCGAAGAGCTGCACGGCGACCGTCACTTCTCCGACGACGCCGCGATCGTCGGCGGGACCGCGCGCCTGGACGGCAAGCCGGTCATGATCATCGGCCACCAAAAGGGCCGCGAAGTGCGCGAGAAGGTGCGCCGCAACTTCGGCATGCCGCGTCCGGAAGGCTACCGCAAGGCCTGCCGCCTGATGGAAATGGCCGAGCGCTTCAAGATGCCGATTCTGACCTTCATCGACACCCCGGGCGCCTACCCGGGCATCGACGCCGAAGAGCGCAACCAGAGCGAAGCGATCGCCTGGAACCTGCGGGTCATGGCGCGGCTCAAGACCCCGATCATCGCCACCGTGATCGGTGAGGGCGGTTCGGGCGGCGCGTTGGCCATCGGCGTATGCGACCAGCTGAACATGCTCCAGTACTCCACCTACTCGGTGATCTCGCCCGAAGGCTGCGCGTCGATCCTCTGGAAGACCGCCGACAAGGCGCCGGATGCCGCCGAAGCCATGGGCATCACGGCCGAGCGCCTGAAGAGCCTGAACATCGTCGACAAGGTCATCAGCGAGCCCCTGGGCGGCGCCCACCGCGACCCTGCTGCCATGTCGGCCAACATCCGTGCCGAACTCAACGAGCAGCTCGACATGCTGAGCACGTTCGACCAGGACGCGCTGCTGGCGCGCCGTTACGACCGGCTGATGAGCTACGGCGTCTGA